ATGAAGTTATTTTTTTGATTTTAATTTCGATTTCCTTAATTTCTTCTATGTCTATAGTACTTAAATATATTTCTTCTGTTTTTCTTTCTTTTGGATATTCCAATATTCCACTCACACCTTTTATTCCTGCTTTTTCAAAAACATAAATATAGTATTTTAATTGCCAAATATGTGCTTCATGCATTTTGGAAGATTTTTTTATTTCATGAATAACTTTTTCTTTTGTATTGTAAAAATCAATTTTTATTCCTCCCATTTGTATTTCTTCATATTTACCAGAGCGTTTCTGATAAGTACTTTCGTGAATTATTTTTCCTTCAAGCACTGGGTCAGAGGTATGCTCCATTTGTATGTTGTTAGCAAAAAGCCATAACTTGCGGTGGCAAATGAAATAGTAGTTTATGTGGGTTCCTGTAATATTCATAATGTTTTTTGTTTAATAATAAGTTTCACAAACTCACTAACTTGTGTATAAGCTTTCTCGAAATCAATTAATTGTCCCAATGGCAGTTGGTAACCTAAGCTACTATCCCATGCTCTTTTATTTTTTTTCTTCTTTATTGGATTAACAAAACACTCAGGAGAAGAACAGTCAATATCTTTTGCAGATGATTTTTGCAACAACAATTTATAAATTACGGGATATTCAGTATCATCAATTATATTTGAAAGAAAATATAAATCGTAAATATCACGTGATCTGTTTCTTTGCATTAGAGATCTTAGTTTCTCAGAAACAATTTCATTAATAATAAAATTGGCATTAGTTAAAGTAAAATCCAGATCTTCAGAATATCGATATTCTTCAAAATAGCATTTTCTTAAACAAGTTCCTCCTTTGAATACAAAATTATTCCGAACGCTTTCTATCTCAAACATAGCATTTAAGAAATGACCTAATACCCAATCTTTATCAAGTACAGCCGGTTGAATTTTTAAATCTGCTGCTATATTTTGTAATTCTTTTTGAATAATCATGATTCTGCCATTTCAATTATTTCATTTTCAGGAATGTTCTGAATAATTCGCC
This Bacteroidota bacterium DNA region includes the following protein-coding sequences:
- a CDS encoding CRISPR-associated protein Cas4 gives rise to the protein MNITGTHINYYFICHRKLWLFANNIQMEHTSDPVLEGKIIHESTYQKRSGKYEEIQMGGIKIDFYNTKEKVIHEIKKSSKMHEAHIWQLKYYIYVFEKAGIKGVSGILEYPKERKTEEIYLSTIDIEEIKEIEIKIKKITS
- a CDS encoding nucleotidyl transferase AbiEii/AbiGii toxin family protein, whose product is MIIQKELQNIAADLKIQPAVLDKDWVLGHFLNAMFEIESVRNNFVFKGGTCLRKCYFEEYRYSEDLDFTLTNANFIINEIVSEKLRSLMQRNRSRDIYDLYFLSNIIDDTEYPVIYKLLLQKSSAKDIDCSSPECFVNPIKKKKNKRAWDSSLGYQLPLGQLIDFEKAYTQVSEFVKLIIKQKTL